A window of Vigna unguiculata cultivar IT97K-499-35 chromosome 4, ASM411807v1, whole genome shotgun sequence contains these coding sequences:
- the LOC114180230 gene encoding homeobox protein knotted-1-like 1, protein MESQTPNTTIHTYKQLQQQDHDDEEEAEEQNSEILKRRISSHPLYGLLLEAHLDCLKVGEISKLEREVKIDEMKAREKQKLDMLSQPELDLFMEAYCLSLGKLKEAMVEPQQKSMAFINNMHSQLREITAPSSEPAPPSASSSHCNFTTN, encoded by the exons ATGGAATCTCAGACGCCTAACACTACTATTCACACCTACAAACAACTACAACAACAAGATCATGATGACGAGGAAGAAGCAGAAGAACAAAACAGTGAGATTCTCAAGAGAAGAATCTCCAGCCACCCTCTCTATGGACTGCTGCTTGAAGCTCACCTCGACTGTTTAAag GTCGGTGAGATTTCCAAGTTGGAGAGAGAGGTGAAGATAGATGAGATGAAAGCAAGAGAGAAGCAAAAGTTGGACATGTTGAGTCAACCTGAGCTTGATCTCTTCATG GAAGCATATTGCTTGTCACTTGGGAAGCTTAAAGAAGCAATGGTGGAACCACAGCAGAAGTCCATGGCTTTCATAAACAACATGCATTCACAACTCAGAGAGATCACTGCACCATCTTCTGAACCTGCACCACCTTCTGCATCTTCTAGTCACTGCAATTTCACAACAAATTAG